The following are encoded in a window of Citrobacter freundii genomic DNA:
- the yhaJ gene encoding DNA-binding transcriptional regulator YhaJ — protein MAKERALTLEALRVMDAIDRRGSFAAAADELGRVPSALSYTMQKLEEELDVVLFDRSGHRTKFTNVGRMLLERGRVLLEAADKLTTDAEALARGWETHLTIVTEALVPTAAFFPLIDRLAVKANTQLSVITEVLAGAWERLEQGRADIVIAPDMHFRSSSEINSRKLYTLMNVYVAAPDHPIHQEPEPLSEVTRVKYRGIAVADTARERPVLTVQLLDKQPRLTVSSIEDKRQALLAGLGVATMPYPLVEEDIAAGRLRVVSPESTNEIDIIMAWRRDSMGEAKSWCLREIPKLFVGK, from the coding sequence ATGGCCAAAGAAAGGGCATTAACGCTTGAAGCGTTACGCGTAATGGATGCAATCGACAGACGTGGCAGCTTTGCCGCTGCGGCGGACGAACTGGGGCGCGTTCCTTCCGCTCTCAGCTATACCATGCAAAAGCTGGAAGAAGAGCTGGATGTGGTGTTGTTTGACCGCTCAGGCCATCGCACAAAATTTACTAACGTTGGACGCATGCTACTGGAACGTGGGCGCGTGCTGCTCGAGGCGGCTGATAAGCTGACCACCGATGCCGAAGCGCTGGCCCGCGGCTGGGAAACGCATCTGACGATCGTCACCGAAGCGCTGGTACCCACGGCAGCGTTCTTTCCGCTCATCGACCGGCTCGCCGTGAAGGCCAATACTCAGCTTTCAGTGATCACTGAGGTGCTGGCTGGGGCATGGGAACGCCTGGAGCAGGGAAGGGCGGATATCGTGATCGCCCCGGATATGCATTTTCGTTCATCGTCAGAAATTAATTCCCGCAAGCTGTACACGCTGATGAACGTCTACGTGGCCGCGCCGGATCATCCTATCCATCAGGAGCCGGAGCCGTTGTCGGAAGTGACCCGAGTGAAATACCGGGGCATTGCGGTGGCGGATACCGCCCGTGAGCGCCCGGTGCTGACCGTCCAGTTACTGGATAAACAGCCGCGCCTGACGGTGAGTTCAATCGAAGATAAGCGCCAGGCGCTGTTGGCCGGGCTGGGTGTGGCGACCATGCCGTATCCGCTGGTGGAAGAGGATATTGCCGCAGGTCGTTTGCGCGTGGTGAGCCCGGAGTCCACCAACGAAATTGATATCATCATGGCCTGGCGACGGGACAGTATGGGTGAGGCCAAATCCTGGTGTCTGCGCGAAATTCCGAAGCTGTTTGTGGGGAAATAG
- a CDS encoding phage holin family protein: MADSDHAQGPGKNVLGIGQRIITILVEIVETRLRLAVVELEEEKANLFQLLLMLGLTMLFAAFGLMSLMVLIIWAIDPQYRLNAMIATTVVLLLLALIGGIWTLRKARKSTLLRHTRHELANDRQALEDDA, translated from the coding sequence ATGGCGGACTCCGATCACGCACAAGGTCCAGGCAAAAACGTACTGGGTATCGGACAACGGATCATCACGATCCTCGTCGAGATAGTTGAGACCCGGTTACGTCTGGCCGTTGTTGAACTGGAAGAGGAAAAAGCCAACCTCTTTCAGCTACTGCTGATGCTGGGGCTAACTATGCTGTTCGCAGCATTTGGCCTGATGAGCCTGATGGTGCTTATCATCTGGGCCATTGACCCTCAGTACCGTCTCAACGCGATGATAGCCACCACCGTTGTGCTGTTGCTTCTGGCGCTCATTGGCGGGATATGGACGCTACGTAAAGCCCGTAAGTCAACGCTGTTACGTCATACCCGCCATGAACTTGCTAACGACAGGCAGGCCCTGGAGGATGATGCATAA
- a CDS encoding YqjK-like family protein translates to MSSKVEREKRKALLLSQIQQQRLDLTATRRDWLEVTAAYDRGWNTLLNLRSWILVGSSIIAVRTIRHPNMLVRWAKRGFSVWSAWRLVKATIRQQQLRG, encoded by the coding sequence ATGAGCAGTAAAGTCGAACGCGAAAAACGTAAGGCGCTGCTGCTTAGTCAGATCCAGCAGCAACGGCTGGATCTGACCGCCACCCGCCGCGACTGGCTGGAGGTCACTGCTGCATACGATCGCGGCTGGAACACGCTGTTGAACCTGCGCTCGTGGATACTGGTTGGCAGCAGCATCATAGCCGTTCGTACTATTCGCCACCCAAATATGCTCGTCCGTTGGGCCAAACGCGGCTTTAGCGTCTGGAGCGCCTGGCGACTGGTCAAAGCGACCATCAGACAGCAGCAACTGCGCGGTTAA
- a CDS encoding pirin family protein gives MITTRTAKQCGQADYGWLQARYTFSFGHYFDPKLLGYASLRVLNQEVLAPGASFQPRTYPKVDIVNLILEGEAEYRDSEGNHVRAKAGEVLLLATQPGISYSEHNLNKDKPLTRMQLWLDACPQRENACVQKATLATGKYQLIASPDGEQGSLHLRQQVWIHHVELKQGESLSFQLHGPRAYLQSIHGTFHALTAGAEKEALTCGDGAFIRDEANITLVADTPLRALLIDLPV, from the coding sequence ATGATTACTACCCGAACAGCAAAACAGTGCGGACAGGCAGACTACGGCTGGCTGCAAGCCCGTTATACCTTCTCCTTTGGACACTATTTTGATCCTAAGCTGCTGGGTTACGCCTCGCTGCGTGTTCTGAACCAGGAAGTTCTGGCACCGGGGGCCTCTTTCCAGCCGCGTACCTATCCGAAGGTGGATATTGTCAACCTGATCCTTGAAGGGGAAGCGGAATATCGCGACAGCGAAGGCAACCATGTCCGGGCAAAAGCCGGTGAGGTTTTACTGCTCGCCACGCAGCCTGGGATTAGCTACAGCGAGCACAACCTTAACAAGGATAAGCCATTAACCCGCATGCAATTATGGCTGGACGCCTGCCCGCAGCGGGAAAATGCCTGTGTACAGAAAGCCACACTGGCGACCGGCAAGTATCAACTGATCGCCTCCCCGGACGGAGAACAAGGCAGCCTGCATCTTCGCCAGCAGGTGTGGATACACCATGTCGAATTGAAGCAAGGTGAATCACTGAGTTTTCAATTACATGGCCCACGCGCCTATTTGCAGTCGATCCACGGCACGTTCCATGCGCTAACGGCTGGAGCAGAAAAAGAAGCGCTGACCTGTGGTGATGGCGCATTTATTCGTGACGAAGCTAACATAACATTAGTTGCCGATACGCCTTTGCGCGCTTTGCTGATAGATTTGCCCGTATAG
- a CDS encoding DUF1090 domain-containing protein, producing MKYRIALAVTLFALSASSYANTLCQEKEHDIQREISYAEKHNNQSRINGLNKALSEVRANCSDSKLRAEHQKKIAEQKDEIAERKRDLAEAKQKGDTDKITKRERKLAEAQTELKELESRDY from the coding sequence ATGAAATACCGCATCGCTTTGGCTGTTACCCTTTTCGCTCTCAGTGCCAGCAGCTACGCCAACACCCTCTGTCAGGAAAAAGAACACGATATTCAGCGGGAGATTAGCTATGCCGAAAAGCACAACAATCAGAGTCGTATCAACGGCCTGAACAAGGCCCTGAGCGAAGTCCGGGCCAATTGTTCTGACAGCAAGCTACGTGCCGAGCATCAGAAAAAAATTGCAGAACAGAAAGATGAGATCGCCGAGCGTAAACGTGATCTCGCCGAGGCGAAACAAAAAGGCGATACAGATAAAATCACCAAACGCGAGCGCAAGCTTGCCGAAGCTCAGACTGAACTGAAAGAACTCGAGTCACGCGATTACTAA
- a CDS encoding serine dehydratase subunit alpha family protein, with amino-acid sequence MFETTLNPLWDCFIRAVQEEVKPALGCTEPISLALAAAVASAELNGAVERIDAWVSPNLMKNGMGVTVPGTGMVGLPVAAALGALGGNAHAGLEVLKDASAEAIADAKAMLAAGNVAVMLQQPCEDILFSRAKVYSRDGWACVTIVGGHTNIVHIETHNGVVFSKEEQTQDEELDSPLAVLSHTSLEEILAFVNAVPFESIRFILQAAKLNGALSQEGLRGTWGLHIGATLEKQCARGLLANDLSTAILIRTSAASDARMGGATLPAMSNSGSGNQGITATVPVMVVAEHFGADDEKLARALMLSHLSAIYIHHQLPRLSALCAATTAAMGAAAGMAWLVDGRYNTIAMAISSMIGDVSGMICDGASNSCAMKVSTSASAAWKAVLMALDDTAVTGNEGIVAHNVEQSIANLCALACRSMQETDKQIIEIMASKAH; translated from the coding sequence ATGTTTGAGACTACATTGAATCCATTATGGGACTGTTTTATCCGCGCGGTGCAGGAAGAAGTCAAACCTGCCCTGGGCTGCACCGAACCTATCTCTCTGGCTTTGGCGGCGGCAGTCGCATCCGCTGAGCTGAACGGCGCGGTTGAACGCATTGATGCGTGGGTCTCACCCAACCTGATGAAAAACGGCATGGGCGTGACCGTACCGGGCACCGGAATGGTCGGGTTGCCCGTCGCCGCTGCGCTGGGTGCGCTGGGTGGCAATGCCCACGCGGGTTTAGAAGTGCTGAAGGATGCGTCCGCAGAGGCCATCGCCGACGCCAAAGCCATGCTGGCTGCCGGAAACGTGGCGGTGATGCTGCAGCAACCTTGCGAAGATATTCTCTTCTCACGCGCTAAGGTGTACAGCCGTGACGGGTGGGCGTGCGTCACGATTGTTGGCGGTCATACCAACATTGTGCACATCGAAACCCATAATGGTGTGGTGTTCAGTAAAGAAGAACAGACGCAGGATGAAGAGCTGGATTCGCCGCTGGCGGTGTTATCCCACACCTCGCTGGAAGAGATTCTGGCGTTTGTGAATGCGGTACCGTTTGAGTCCATCCGCTTTATTCTGCAGGCGGCAAAACTAAACGGGGCGCTGTCTCAGGAAGGGTTACGCGGGACATGGGGATTACATATCGGTGCTACGCTGGAGAAGCAGTGTGCCCGTGGCCTGCTGGCAAACGATCTTTCAACCGCTATTCTGATCCGTACCAGTGCGGCGTCGGATGCGAGAATGGGCGGCGCGACGCTGCCGGCGATGAGTAACTCCGGTTCCGGGAACCAGGGGATCACCGCCACGGTTCCGGTGATGGTGGTGGCCGAGCACTTTGGTGCGGATGATGAAAAACTGGCGCGTGCGCTGATGTTGTCACACCTGAGTGCAATCTATATCCATCATCAGCTTCCTCGCTTGTCGGCTCTGTGTGCGGCAACGACGGCGGCGATGGGCGCGGCGGCGGGGATGGCATGGCTGGTGGATGGGCGCTATAACACCATCGCCATGGCGATCAGCAGCATGATTGGCGATGTGAGTGGGATGATTTGCGATGGCGCGTCAAACAGCTGTGCGATGAAAGTGTCTACCAGCGCGTCGGCGGCATGGAAGGCGGTACTCATGGCGCTGGACGATACGGCAGTGACCGGTAACGAAGGGATTGTGGCGCATAATGTCGAGCAATCTATTGCGAATCTGTGTGCGCTGGCATGTCGTTCGATGCAGGAAACCGACAAGCAGATCATTGAGATCATGGCCAGCAAAGCGCATTAA
- a CDS encoding enamine/imine deaminase, whose amino-acid sequence MRKVIATDCAPGAIGPYVQGVDLGSMVLTSGQIPVCPQTGEVAEHVTDQARQSLENVKAIVESAGLKVNDIVKTTVFVADLNDFATINQVYQQFFDEHEAIYPARSCVQVARLPKDVKLEIEAIAVRGDTV is encoded by the coding sequence ATGAGAAAAGTTATTGCAACCGACTGTGCGCCAGGGGCGATTGGGCCTTACGTACAGGGCGTGGATCTGGGCAGCATGGTGTTGACCTCAGGTCAAATCCCGGTATGTCCGCAGACCGGTGAAGTTGCCGAACACGTGACCGATCAGGCGCGTCAGAGTCTGGAAAACGTGAAAGCGATCGTTGAGTCCGCCGGTTTGAAAGTGAACGATATCGTGAAGACCACCGTTTTCGTGGCCGATCTGAACGACTTCGCCACCATTAATCAGGTGTATCAGCAGTTCTTTGATGAGCACGAGGCTATCTATCCGGCACGCAGCTGTGTGCAGGTTGCTCGCTTGCCGAAGGATGTGAAGCTGGAGATTGAAGCCATCGCCGTACGCGGCGACACGGTGTAA
- a CDS encoding DUF805 domain-containing protein, whose protein sequence is MDWYLNVLKNYFGFGGRARRKEYWMFVLVNIIFSFVLSILDNMLGWQRAGGEGVLTTIYGVLVFIPWWAVQFRRLHDTDRSAWWLLILLIPIIGWLVIIIFNCQNGTPGSNRFGADPKQLS, encoded by the coding sequence ATGGATTGGTATCTAAACGTTCTTAAGAACTATTTTGGTTTTGGCGGCCGGGCTCGGCGCAAAGAGTACTGGATGTTTGTTCTGGTCAACATCATCTTTTCTTTCGTACTCAGCATCCTGGACAACATGCTTGGCTGGCAACGCGCCGGGGGAGAAGGCGTATTAACGACGATTTATGGTGTGCTGGTATTTATACCGTGGTGGGCAGTGCAGTTCCGTCGTTTGCATGACACCGACCGTTCTGCATGGTGGCTGCTGATCCTGTTGATCCCCATTATTGGCTGGTTAGTTATCATTATTTTCAACTGTCAGAACGGCACGCCGGGTAGCAACCGCTTCGGTGCAGACCCTAAACAACTGTCCTGA
- a CDS encoding amino acid permease: METATNNSVILDASAPARRAGMTESEWQEAIKFDSMDTGWVIMSIGMAIGAGIVFLPVQVGLMGLWVFLLSSIIGYPAMYLFQRLFINTLAESPECKDYPSVISGYLGKNWGILLGALYFVMLVIWMFVYSTAITNDSASYLHTFGVTEGLLSDSPFYGLVLICILVAISSRGEKLLFKISTGMVLTKLLVVAALGVSMVGMWHLHNAGSLPPMGLLIKNAIITLPFTLTSILFIQTLSPMVISYRSRAKSIEVARHKALRAMNIAFGILFVTVFFYAVSFTLAMGHDEAVKAYEQNISALAIAAQFISGDGAGWVKIVSVILNIFAVMTAFFGVYLGFREATQGIVMNVLRRYMPAEKINEIFVQRGIMVFAILLAWSAIVLNAPVLSFTSICSPIFGMVGCLIPAWLVYKVPALHKYKGASLYLIIITGLLLCVSPFLAFS, translated from the coding sequence ATGGAAACGGCTACGAATAACAGCGTAATACTCGACGCATCCGCTCCGGCGCGCCGGGCGGGAATGACCGAAAGTGAATGGCAGGAAGCCATTAAATTCGACAGCATGGACACCGGTTGGGTCATTATGAGTATCGGTATGGCGATTGGCGCGGGGATTGTTTTTCTTCCCGTCCAGGTGGGTCTGATGGGGTTGTGGGTATTCCTGCTGTCCTCGATTATCGGCTATCCCGCGATGTATTTGTTCCAGCGTCTGTTCATCAACACGCTGGCTGAGTCTCCAGAGTGCAAAGATTACCCAAGCGTCATTAGCGGTTATTTAGGCAAAAACTGGGGCATTCTGTTAGGGGCGTTGTATTTTGTGATGTTGGTTATCTGGATGTTTGTTTATTCCACCGCCATCACTAACGACAGCGCTTCGTATCTGCATACATTTGGCGTGACCGAAGGGTTACTGTCCGACAGCCCGTTCTATGGCCTGGTGCTGATTTGCATCCTGGTGGCTATCTCGTCACGCGGTGAAAAATTACTGTTTAAAATCTCCACCGGCATGGTGTTGACCAAGCTGCTGGTCGTTGCCGCCCTTGGCGTGTCGATGGTCGGGATGTGGCATTTGCATAACGCTGGCTCGCTGCCGCCGATGGGGCTGCTGATTAAGAATGCGATTATTACGCTGCCCTTTACGCTGACCTCGATTCTGTTTATTCAAACCTTAAGCCCGATGGTTATCTCGTACCGTTCTCGCGCAAAATCCATTGAGGTCGCGCGTCATAAAGCGCTGCGCGCCATGAACATCGCGTTTGGCATACTGTTTGTCACCGTCTTCTTCTACGCCGTCTCTTTCACCCTGGCAATGGGCCATGATGAAGCGGTGAAAGCCTACGAGCAGAACATTTCCGCCCTGGCGATTGCCGCACAGTTTATTAGCGGCGACGGCGCGGGTTGGGTGAAAATCGTCAGCGTTATTCTGAACATTTTTGCCGTGATGACCGCGTTCTTCGGTGTGTACTTAGGCTTCCGTGAAGCGACTCAAGGCATTGTGATGAATGTGCTGCGTCGCTACATGCCTGCTGAGAAGATCAACGAAATCTTCGTTCAGCGCGGCATCATGGTCTTCGCTATTTTACTGGCCTGGAGTGCAATTGTGCTCAATGCGCCGGTACTGAGCTTCACCTCTATTTGTAGCCCAATCTTCGGCATGGTGGGCTGTTTGATCCCGGCCTGGCTGGTCTACAAAGTTCCTGCACTGCACAAATATAAAGGCGCTTCCCTGTACCTGATCATCATCACAGGCCTGCTGTTGTGCGTTTCTCCGTTCCTGGCATTTTCTTGA
- the yqjA gene encoding DedA family general envelope maintenance protein YqjA: MELLTQLLNALWAQDFETLANPSMIGMLYFVLFTILFLENGLLPAAFLPGDSLLVLVGVLIAKGAMGFPQTVLLLTTAASLGCWVSYIQGRWLGNTRIVQNWLSHLPAHYHQRAHHLFHKHGLSALLVGRFIAFVRTLLPTIAGLSGLNNARFQFFNWMSGLLWVLILTSLGYLLGKTPVFLKYEDQLMSCLMLLPVVLLVFGLAGSLVVLWKKKYGNRG, encoded by the coding sequence ATGGAACTACTGACTCAATTACTGAATGCCTTGTGGGCTCAGGATTTTGAAACTCTGGCCAATCCGTCGATGATTGGCATGCTGTATTTTGTCCTGTTTACCATTTTGTTTCTGGAAAACGGACTGCTTCCTGCGGCCTTTTTACCTGGTGACAGCTTACTGGTGCTGGTCGGCGTGCTTATTGCTAAAGGCGCAATGGGCTTTCCACAAACGGTGCTGCTCCTCACCACCGCGGCCAGCCTCGGCTGTTGGGTCAGCTACATCCAGGGACGATGGCTGGGGAATACCCGCATCGTGCAAAACTGGCTTTCTCATCTTCCCGCGCATTATCATCAGCGCGCGCACCATCTGTTCCATAAACATGGCCTGTCTGCGTTGCTGGTCGGGCGATTCATTGCCTTCGTCAGAACGCTGCTGCCGACCATTGCAGGACTCTCTGGCCTGAACAATGCGCGCTTTCAGTTCTTCAACTGGATGAGCGGACTGCTGTGGGTCTTGATCCTGACGTCACTCGGTTATCTGCTGGGCAAAACGCCGGTGTTCCTCAAGTACGAAGATCAGTTAATGTCGTGCCTGATGCTGCTTCCTGTTGTTTTACTGGTGTTTGGCCTCGCCGGTTCACTGGTTGTTTTATGGAAAAAGAAATACGGGAACCGGGGATAA
- a CDS encoding glutathione S-transferase family protein — MGQLIDGVWHDTWYDTKSTGGKFQRSASAFRNWLTADGEPGPTGTGGFAAEKDRYHLYVSLACPWAHRTLILRTLKGLEPFISISVVHPLMLENGWTFDDNFPAATGDTLYQHEFLYQLYLHADPQYSGRVTVPVLWDKKNHTIVSNESAEIIRMFNTAFDVLGAKAGDYYPPALQSKIDELNSWIYDNVNNGVYKAGFATSQEAYDEAVDKVFHSLARLEQILGQHRYLTGDQLTEADIRLWTTLVRFDPVYVTHFKCDKHRISDYLNLYGFLRDIYQMPGIAETVNFDHIRHHYFRSHKTINPTGIISIGPWQDLSEPHGRDSRFA, encoded by the coding sequence ATGGGACAACTTATTGACGGCGTCTGGCATGACACCTGGTATGACACCAAATCTACCGGGGGAAAATTTCAACGTTCTGCATCGGCTTTCCGTAACTGGCTCACCGCGGATGGCGAACCTGGCCCGACCGGCACAGGCGGTTTTGCCGCCGAAAAAGACCGCTACCACCTGTACGTTTCCCTCGCCTGTCCGTGGGCGCATCGCACGCTGATTCTACGCACGCTCAAAGGTCTGGAGCCATTTATCTCCATTTCCGTTGTGCATCCGCTGATGCTAGAGAACGGCTGGACGTTTGATGATAATTTCCCGGCCGCCACGGGAGATACGCTCTACCAGCACGAGTTTCTCTATCAGCTCTATTTGCACGCCGACCCGCAGTACAGCGGCCGCGTCACCGTACCGGTGCTGTGGGATAAAAAGAATCACACCATCGTCAGTAATGAATCGGCGGAGATCATCCGCATGTTTAACACGGCGTTTGATGTACTGGGCGCCAAAGCCGGTGATTACTACCCGCCTGCCCTGCAAAGTAAAATTGACGAGCTGAACAGCTGGATTTATGACAACGTCAATAATGGCGTCTATAAAGCCGGTTTTGCCACCAGTCAGGAGGCATATGACGAGGCGGTTGATAAAGTGTTTCACTCACTGGCGCGACTGGAGCAGATTCTGGGTCAGCATCGCTATCTGACCGGCGACCAGTTGACCGAGGCAGATATTCGCCTGTGGACCACGCTGGTACGCTTTGATCCGGTGTATGTTACCCACTTCAAGTGCGATAAGCACCGCATCAGCGACTACCTGAATCTGTACGGTTTCCTGCGCGATATTTACCAGATGCCGGGCATTGCGGAGACCGTCAATTTTGACCATATCCGTCATCACTACTTCCGTAGCCACAAAACCATCAATCCGACCGGTATTATTTCAATCGGGCCATGGCAGGATCTCAGCGAGCCACATGGACGAGACAGCCGTTTCGCATGA
- the mzrA gene encoding EnvZ/OmpR regulon moderator MzrA: MLLPRITLRRLAWTATFILFLGALILTWSAIRQQESTLAIRAVNQGASMPDGFSIWHHLDANGIRFKSITPQNDALLITFDSSAQSAAAKVVLDRTLPHGFVIAQQDDDNQAVQWLSRLRDNPHRFG, from the coding sequence ATGCTGCTACCACGCATAACGCTCCGACGATTGGCCTGGACAGCCACCTTTATCCTGTTTTTAGGCGCGCTTATCCTGACCTGGTCTGCCATTCGTCAGCAGGAGTCGACGCTAGCCATTCGCGCCGTTAATCAGGGCGCCAGCATGCCAGACGGTTTTTCTATCTGGCATCATCTGGATGCCAACGGCATTCGCTTTAAAAGCATTACCCCGCAAAATGATGCGCTGCTGATCACCTTTGATTCCAGCGCGCAAAGCGCAGCCGCGAAGGTCGTTCTCGACAGAACGTTACCGCACGGCTTCGTCATCGCCCAACAGGATGATGATAATCAGGCGGTGCAGTGGTTATCACGTTTGCGTGATAACCCACACCGTTTTGGTTAA
- a CDS encoding DUF883 family protein, whose amino-acid sequence MSKDNATEHLRAELKSLADTLEEVLSSSGDKSKEELSKIRSKAERALKESRNRLGETSDVIAKQTREAAAKADNYVRENPWTGVGIGAAVGVVLGVLLSRR is encoded by the coding sequence ATGTCAAAAGATAATGCTACGGAACACCTGCGCGCTGAGCTGAAATCCCTTGCGGATACGCTTGAAGAGGTACTGAGCTCCTCTGGCGATAAGTCGAAAGAAGAGTTGAGTAAAATTCGCAGTAAAGCAGAACGCGCGCTGAAAGAGAGCCGCAATCGCCTGGGTGAAACCAGCGATGTGATTGCTAAGCAAACTCGCGAAGCCGCGGCAAAAGCCGACAACTACGTACGCGAAAATCCATGGACAGGCGTTGGTATTGGCGCTGCGGTCGGCGTGGTGCTTGGCGTACTGCTGTCGCGCCGCTAA
- the tdcG gene encoding L-serine ammonia-lyase codes for MISAFDIFKIGIGPSSSHTVGPMNAGKSFIDQLVSSGELHQTTRIVVDLYGSLSLTGKGHATDVAIMMGLAGNSPQNVQIDTIAGFTQDVARTGRLPVAEGTHIVDFPPAENILFHSETLPRHENGMRITAWNSNETLLSKTYYSVGGGFIVEEDHFGQAHDVEAHVPYNFHSASELLKLCERNGLSVSGLMMQNELAMRSKDEIDAGFAAIWDVMHAGIERGMNTEGVLPGPLNVPRRAVALRRLLVSSDNLSSDPMNVIDWINMFALAVSEENAAGCRVVTAPTNGACGIIPAVLAYYDKFRRPVNANSIARYLLAAGAIGALYKMNASISGAEVGCQGEIGVACSMAAAGLTELLGGSPAQVCIAAEIAMEHNLGLTCDPVAGQVQIPCIERNAINAVKAVNAARMALRRTSEPRVSLDKVIETMYETGKDMNDKYRETSRGGLAIKVVCM; via the coding sequence ATGATTAGCGCATTCGATATTTTTAAGATTGGCATTGGACCTTCCAGCTCCCATACCGTGGGGCCAATGAACGCAGGTAAAAGCTTTATCGACCAACTGGTCAGTAGCGGAGAATTGCACCAGACCACGCGCATTGTGGTCGATCTTTATGGTTCACTCTCCTTGACCGGAAAAGGTCATGCGACCGATGTCGCCATCATGATGGGCCTCGCAGGTAACAGTCCGCAAAACGTGCAGATTGATACCATTGCGGGTTTTACCCAGGACGTGGCCCGTACCGGACGTCTCCCGGTGGCAGAGGGCACGCATATCGTTGATTTCCCTCCTGCTGAGAACATTCTCTTCCATAGCGAAACGCTCCCGCGCCATGAAAATGGTATGCGCATCACCGCGTGGAACAGCAACGAGACGCTATTAAGCAAAACCTATTACTCCGTTGGCGGTGGTTTTATCGTTGAGGAGGATCACTTTGGTCAGGCGCACGACGTTGAAGCGCATGTGCCGTACAATTTCCATTCTGCCAGCGAGCTGCTGAAACTGTGTGAGCGAAACGGGCTTTCCGTTTCCGGCCTGATGATGCAAAACGAGCTGGCGATGCGCAGTAAAGATGAGATTGACGCGGGTTTTGCGGCAATCTGGGATGTCATGCACGCCGGTATCGAGCGCGGTATGAACACCGAAGGCGTCCTGCCCGGCCCGCTTAACGTTCCGCGTCGCGCCGTGGCATTACGTCGGTTGCTGGTTTCCAGCGACAATCTGTCCAGTGACCCAATGAACGTCATCGACTGGATTAACATGTTCGCACTGGCCGTGAGCGAAGAGAACGCCGCCGGGTGCCGGGTTGTTACCGCCCCGACAAACGGTGCGTGTGGCATTATCCCCGCCGTGCTGGCCTATTACGACAAGTTCCGCCGCCCGGTGAATGCGAACTCTATCGCCCGTTATTTACTGGCTGCGGGGGCGATAGGCGCGCTGTATAAGATGAATGCGTCTATCTCTGGGGCCGAAGTGGGCTGCCAGGGTGAGATTGGTGTGGCCTGTTCCATGGCTGCTGCCGGACTGACAGAACTGCTTGGCGGGAGCCCGGCGCAGGTCTGTATTGCCGCTGAAATCGCCATGGAGCATAACCTGGGGTTAACCTGCGATCCGGTCGCCGGACAGGTGCAAATTCCGTGCATTGAACGTAATGCGATCAACGCAGTAAAAGCGGTTAACGCCGCGCGTATGGCGCTGCGCCGCACGTCAGAACCTCGGGTGTCGCTCGATAAAGTTATCGAGACGATGTATGAAACTGGCAAAGACATGAACGATAAATACCGCGAAACCTCACGCGGCGGTCTGGCGATCAAAGTAGTGTGTATGTGA
- a CDS encoding DoxX family protein has product MKKLEDVGVLVARILMPILFISAGWGKISGYAGTQQYMEAMGVPGFMLPLVILLEFGGGLAILFGFLTRTTALFTAGFTVLTAFIFHSNFAEGMNSLMFMKNLTIAGGFLLLAITGPGAFSIDRVLNKKW; this is encoded by the coding sequence ATGAAAAAATTAGAAGATGTTGGTGTACTGGTAGCACGCATTCTGATGCCAATCCTGTTTATTTCTGCAGGCTGGGGAAAAATCAGCGGATATGCGGGTACCCAACAATATATGGAAGCCATGGGCGTTCCGGGATTCATGTTACCGCTGGTTATTCTGCTTGAGTTCGGCGGCGGCCTGGCCATTCTGTTCGGCTTCCTGACCCGTACTACCGCGCTGTTTACCGCAGGCTTCACGGTGCTGACCGCGTTCATCTTCCACAGCAACTTTGCGGAAGGGATGAACTCGCTGATGTTCATGAAAAACTTAACCATCGCAGGCGGTTTCCTGCTGCTGGCTATCACCGGTCCAGGCGCATTCAGCATTGACCGCGTACTGAATAAAAAGTGGTAA